The Vitis vinifera cultivar Pinot Noir 40024 chromosome 1, ASM3070453v1 DNA segment GCCTCCAGCTGCAGCAAGAAGCTATGATGATGCTGATGCGATGTTAAGTTCACCAGGAAGGTCACGAGGACACTCACGAGAGGATGTTCCCATGACTGATCAGACTGATGATGAACCATACGAGGTATCTTGTTCTCTGCAGCTCTGATCTCCTATTTCCTTAATTCATAGATGCCCCATCAGAATTGTGAATTACATCTCGTGTCCATTCCTTTTACTGATGGGTTCCTCATgcaggatgatgatgatgatgatggtgagtTCGAGATGTACCGTGTTCAAGGAACGCTAAGGGAATGGGTTACTAGAGATGAAGTGCGCCGCTTCATTGCAAAGAAGTTTAAGGAATTCTTACTCACCTATGTGAACCCAAAGAATGAACATGGTGATTTTGAATATGTGCGACTGATAAATGAGATGGTCTCAGGTAGAATATCTCCTTGTGCTTCGTTTTTAACATGTGAAATTGTAAAAGTGAACTGTCATTATCCCCTCCTGGCTCATCTATTTAGTTGCTCATGTTTTTTATATGGACTAATCTAATACTGTATATGCAGCTAACAAGTGTAGTTTGGAGATTGATTACAAACAGTTCATCTATATCCATCCCAATATTGCTATCTGGCTGGCTGATGCCCCTCAATCTGTCCTTGAGGTCATGGAAGACGTAGCCAAGAATGTTGTCTTTGATTTACATCCAAACTACAAAAATATTCACCAAAAGATCTACGTCCGCATCACCAACTTACCGGTTTATGATCAGATACGCAACATACGGTAACTTGGAAATCATTGTCAGATACTTTGCATCTTATTAAAGTCCTATTTGGGTTCCAAGTTCACCAATGTTTGGTGCTTTCCAGGCAGATTCATTTGAACACCATGATTCGTATTGGGGGAGTTGTAACCCGACGTTCTGGGGTCTTCCCACAGTTACAGCAGGTAAAGTATGACTGCAACAAATGTGGAATGATTCTGGGGCCATTCTTCCAGAATTCATATTCAGAAGTCAAGGTTGGGTCTTGCCCAGAATGCCAATCAAAAGGACCATTCACTGTCAATATCGAGCAGGTGAAGTTTTTCAATTTGTGTTTATATCTCATTTCTTTTGTTACTGAAACCAAGGGACAAACTGATAGAAAAGTTGTGTCCTAGTTGATGTCTCTTTGGCTAACCAAAAATGACATAACACACCTCAATTTAGCCAAATTGTTGTAGTAAGGAGGTTCTTGCTCTATAGGttcccaaataaaataaaatgtgagACTCAAatttttagtttcctttttttccaACCTCGCTGGATTATGAAATGGAGCCTTAATGAAAAAAGTTCAAACTCAATTTTGGTTTACATACCTTTTTGCAGACGATATACAGGAACTATCAAAAACTCACTCTCCAGGAGAGCCCAGGTATCGTGCCAGCAGGTCGTCTTCCTAGATACAAGGAAGTGATACTCTTGAACGATTTGATTGATTGTGCCCGCCCGGGGGAAGAGATTGTAATACCCTTATGTCTGCACTTCTTTTATCTGGTTTTTGTTGCACTTGATTATCCTGGTTATGATAGGGATTGCCACCTGAACTTCTGTTACATGTTCCATGTGATTTATTTCAGGAGGTCACAGGTATTTACACGAATAATTTTGACCTCTCCCTGAATACGAAGAATGGATTTCCTGTATTTGCCACTGTAGTCGAGGCAAATTATGTCACAAAGAAGCAGGATCTCTTTTCTGCTTACAAACTTACCCAGGAGGACAAAGAGGAAATTGAGAAGTTGGCTAAAGATCCCAGGATTGGAGAAAGGGTTTGTTACTTAGCATGCTTTTTATCAACTCTCTCTGTTATATCATGATTTACTCACAAAAGTTTATGACTAAAATTTCAGATTGTCAAGTCCATTGCACCATCAATCTATGGCCACGAGGATATAAAAACTGCAATGGCTCTTGCAATGTTTGGAGGccaagaaaaaaatgttgaaggGAAACATAGGTTGCGAGGAGACATAAATGTACTTCTCCTTGGTGATCCAGGCACTGCCAAATCACAGTTTTTAAAGTAAGACCGACCCCAATTAATCTGTGAGTGGCTTGACTGGTTTGATAATAGCAATCGGTTGTTAACTtccaaaaaaacattttttcccCAAGGTATGTTGAAAAGACTGGGCAGAGAGCTGTGTATACCACTGGTAAAGGTGCTTCCGCTGTGGGTCTCACAGCATCAGTACACAAGGATCCTGTCACACGCGAATGGACACTTGAAGGAGGGGCTCTTGTTCTAGCAGATAAAGGAATCTGTCTAATTGATGAGTTTGACAAGATGAATGATCAAGACAGGTAAGGAAATGTATGTGCGTATATTTTGGTACTTCAATCCCTTGCAAAAATTTGTATCATGTGAACAAGAAAGTTTATATCCTCTATTAGAGTGAGCATCCACGAAGCAATGGAACAGCAGAGTATTAGCATATCAAAGGCTGGGATTGTCACTTCTCTCCAGGCTCGCTGCTCTGTCATTGCTGCTGCAAATCCAATTGGAGGAAGGTATGCCAGTAGatagatttattttatgtagAAATAAGCTAACTGGCATTAACTTGATTTTACTGCACTGATGAAAAATGATCTACAAACCATGCATTGTAGCCTCTTGCTGAATGATCTGCAATTTAATCATCTGTTGCTTCAAAATTGTGATTCTGACCAAAAATCCTGTTTCCAGATATGATTCCTCGAAGACATTTTCACAAAATGTTGAATTGACAGATCCAATCGTTTCTCGGTTTGATGTCCTCTGTGTTGTCAAGGTTATTTTTCTACTACTCTTATCTTTTCCTTTACATTTCTATGTGTTACTTTAAGCACGGGGGAAACTTGTTTAATGCAGGACGTTGTTGACCCAGTCACAGACGAGATGCTTGCAAAGTTTGTGGTTGATAGTCATTTCAAGTCACAACCCAAGGGCACTAATGTAGAGGATAAGTCCTTGAGCAATTCCCAAGATGATATTCAACCATCTGCCAGGCCTCTTGATCCTGAGGTTCCAATCTTGGGCTCTTATCCAGTCTCTCATTCAGTGGCTTGTAAATCTGCTTGAACTTAAATTTCCTGTTCTGGATTTCTTAGGAGTTTTTCTTCTTATCAGATACTCTCTCAAGATTTGCTGAAGAAATACTTGACTTACGCTAAGTTGAATGTCTTCCCAAGGTTGCATGACGCAGATCTGAACAAGCTCACACATGTTTATGCTGAGCTGCGGAGAGAATCTTCGGTGAGACTTTCCCTTGCTAATTTCGAGTTAGGACTGATCTTGTTAGTTGATCATCTCATGACATATCCTGCATGTTTAGCATGGACAAGGAGTCCCAATAGCAGTAAGGCATATAGAATCAATGATACGGATGTCTGAAGCACATGCCAGAATGCACCTCAGACAGCATGTTACCCAGGAAGATGTTGACATGGCTATTCGTGTCCTGCTTGATTCTTTCATTTCAACACAAAAATTCGGGGTGCAGAAAGCCCTACAAAAGGTACTGAAAAGATATATTTGCCTTTGCATTCCTTAACCATTCTTTTTCTCTTAGAATATATTCTATATGTTTGTCCAATGATCCTATCATTGGAATCAATGGATACTGCAGAACGAATAGTTTGACCGccacatttaattttttttccttaattttgcttaattttgttaatgttttTATCATCTGATGTCTCTACTGCACAATAGCATTATGTAGAATCATGATTATAGGGTTGCTCTAAGAATACTTGTAGTCTAGATTCTGGGGCACCACCCTCTTGTTGCAGGCATTGAATTCCAACGCTTGTTATTGGTACTATGCACTATGCCTTCCATGTATAACACCAATTGTGCCAAAAGATGAAAAAGCAATCTCTAGAAACTCGACCTGGATTTGTAGCTGAATTTGGAAGAAGTTTTGTGCCCCTTCTAGGGAACCAAAGTATTAACACTTGATATTTTCTCAAGCACCATCTTGAGCCAAAGACTGGGTCCTAAATCTTCAAAGCGTTGCTGACCCTCAGAAGATAATTGCCATTATGAGCCAGCTATactaattaacttatttaaacaTGATAAATTTTGCCTTTCCTTAAACCAATGACGGCTTGTTACATAAGATTTTGAAGTCTGCCAATAGTTAATTCCTAGAGAATTGTTTTGACCAGTATTTGGAATTTGTTGCAGAGCTTCAAAAAGTACATGACCTTCAAAAAGGATTACAATGAACTGCTCCTGTATCTCCTAAGAGGGCTTGTCAAGGATGCACTGCACTTTGAAGAGATTGTATCTGGGTCAAGTTCAGGACTTCCCCATATTGATGTGAAAGTGGAGGAGTTGCAAAGCAAGGTAATGGAATTAGAACTCTTCTACGTTGTCCTCATCATATAATTCAACTAAATGGCCGTTCTACCATCTTAACTTCTGGAACTGGTTTCATTTTGAGCAGGCACAGGATTATGAAATCTATGATCTTAAACCATTCTTTTCAAGCACTCAGTTCTCTAGGGCCCACTTTGAGTTGGATGCAGAGCGGGGTGTGATCAGGCATCGCCTTGCAAGATGATGCCAAAATGTAACTAAATTAATGCTCGGACAGTGAAGTTTGCAAAGCAAGCAAAGTTAATGGTCCTAAATTGTTCTGGTTATTCAGATGAAGCAGAGTGGAATTCAACATCAACCCAGATCTCATCTGCTCTTTAatgtattgaaattaaaacaggATTTCTATTAGACAAACAAATTACAGTGATTTGAATAGGGATGGGATTAGTACTGAATGATGGGTATTGAAGTGAATTTTAGGGACTGAACATTTCCCATTTGGTTTTAATAAGTTGTGCAGGTAAGGATAGAAAAATCTTTGGTAAATGGCAAGAATGCAGTATAGATTGGGTGGGTGTTTGCTGCCTATTTCATCTGAACTGTGATGCAACTTAGCTTCCCGTGCAAGGCATTATCCCATAAAAGGGCCAGAGGGTGTGTTTCAGTTTGCTTCAAGATGATGCCAAAATTGATGGTTACTTACGGTGGTGGGAAATCGGAGTTTAATGTTCCATCTGCGATTGTTACACTGACTTATATTTTGgcaatttaaaaaatctttaaaatttctGATTATTGCAGGGAATCGGACGGCAAGTTGATTGTAGTTAAAATTGAAACTGACGAGAgaaatttaaaaccaaatttaaaTGCCCATGAAAGAAATGGGCATCCAAATTGAAGGGTCCGAATGCATTTGCAAGGCAATGATGCAGATTTACCAAAATTACCAAGTCATATGGTAGCTAAATTTTGGAGACATTCGAGTAGGGAGTGGGGCCATGGAAGCGTGAATTGCAAGGAAAGACTCCCAGATCTGATGCTATTGGTTGTAAATAATCATCATTGGTCCACACCAAATGGATAGACGCAATAGAACAGGgcgggaaaaaaagaaaaagtagatgCCCAATTGCCAACCATTTGTATGAAATTCAAATACTCACAACAACTCTTTCaaaaatgtatatttattatatgcTCTGATAGGAAAAGTAACAAATACATAATAGTAAGAAAAATCTATATAGAAGTGATACTGTTTTGTGTTTGACAAAACTAAACcattgaaagaaaatacaaatcaaaaagaaaaatgatacaCAATAATGAGagtaagatttaaaaaaatattaaataataagaaagtgGGATATGAAACAATGGGAGAGAAGTGGAATCAGGTGCACACATGATATTTCTTGATTCATCAtacatttttaatgaaaaatattaagatatatgAATGGTATAAAACTGAATTTTTCAGTGTTGGTTAAAATATGTaatcatatttgaataattaataatgatataaAAGAAAGGAGATTAAATGATTGACCAAATATGAATCATTAGTAATgatataaatgaaaacaaaaataaggttAATGTAATATTTCATTTCCAAGGAAAATATACACACACGAAGATCTTTGGATTAAGagtcaataatatttatacgaTTAGAAAAAAAGtggttacaaatggtattaaagtTACTATTTGATCTTAGTATGAGAGTTTATTTGTCTTCATAAGAGGTGTCGATTTGTTTAACCTCACAAAAGGTATCAATTTGCTTGGTGCTACAATCCTATAAGACACGATGAGAGAAAAAATTTTGTGACATAATATATGTATGAAGTTCTCTTAATCATGCAATCATGAGAATCCTTTAGACTTTGAGTGATAGTATTTATATGATTGTGAGTGAATcgtataaaaaaatgaaatcaaaggaaaggaatagaagaGAAGAGATGGAATAAATGCACTGTTGGTGCAAGAACCTTTTGAGACCATAAGATCCTAAGGAATTGTTGGGAAGTGTTGACCAGCATCTATGGAACCAACAAACTGAGCCAATATTCGGAATcaagtgtattttttttctcctacctttcttcttcttcccattTTTCATTTGCTTATCATTAGCTTTTAAAGTTTTTCTATGGAGGATGCTGATTGGTGGACATACGGTTGGCTTTTTCCTTGGAAAGGAACTTGTATTAGGTCAAACTTGGGAAACTTCATAGGTCTTACTATTGGTCGAGGTGGCGTGTGTTAGGTGATGTGTGGGTGTTTCCTTGGAAAGCATTCCATTGGTAATGTCTTTTCTACTTGAGAACTATACCTTGTAATTTGTAAAAGTTGTTCCCAATAATCTTCGAGGTTTGTACCCATTACCCATTTTGAGGTGTTGGATTTTCGTTGAGGTTTTCCCGACCTATTTGATTGATAAGGCATTGGATGACCCCTCATTGGGTGTCGACACTCTCGATGGTCTGTCCCAAAATCCCATTATCTGATAATGTTAGCCAAGTGGTTGCTCTATACCCAAATGTTTTTACCTAGATATCACCCTGAATGATCCTTCTTGAGTGGTGGCACACACAAATCCCCTTTTCGTAGTAGGGAGGTGCGGGATAAAGCCATACATTCCAAGTAAGAAACATTAGCATATGGGGAATTGGGTGTTTGAAAAGTTGAAGGGATGTGTTAGGTGTCCTTGCGTCTTATCATATGGGGGAGTATGCCACAAGTGCTATGATGAGTTGCTCTTTTAAAACTACATCTGCTATTAAGAGGGGGTAGTTACTTAATGCCTTTTGGCATCGTTATAAATGGGGTGGTTGGAGTATGGTTTGCTCTATACTTAAATGCTTTCGTCCGAATATTGACCGAATGATCCTTCCCAAGCGGTGGTACACACAATGCCTTCTTTTCATAATTGGGAATGCTTTAGGGATATGGCTGATGCTGAGAGGGGTGCTGGCGACATATTCGAAACTAAGGAAACTACTAAAATAGTTCTGGTGCTACTACTTGAGAGAATTGTGAGGGAAGATTGACCCATTTTTGGTTATAGACATTTTTTATGTAATAGATATATGCAATAATTTCCTAGACTTCATTGGATATTTGcaatatgttttctatattttcttaattttattagatgTTTGCGATATATTGTTTTTGGGTCATAGTTCGATTATGTGTGGGATGGTTGTTAGGTGGTTTTGGTTCGATCAGGTGTTTGGGAACACTCCAAGTTGAGTGCTTTTCGATCCAGGTTGCAAGGTTTATGTGCTTGGCTAGGTGCTTTGTGGGCACACTTGGGCCGCAAGATTCCAATGCCTCATGGGCACATCTTGGTGATTTGTTGGCGGCATGAGCAAGTGCTTTGTGGGTACACCTAGGCCGCTAAGTTCATGTGACTTGGCTAAGTGCTCTGTGGGTACTCATCGACTTTTTGTTGGTGGCCTGATCGGGCACTTTACGGGCATATCTAGGTCACTAAGCTCATGTTATATGGTTGAGTGCTTGCTATTTGTGGGTGATCTAACCAAGTGTTTCATGGGCACACCTAGGCCGTTGAGCTTACATGGCATGGTCGAGTGCTTTGTGGGCACTCATTGGCTATTTGTTGGTGGTTTAATCAAATGCTTTATGGACATACTTAGGCCACTAAGCTTTTGTGGCATGGTTGAGTGCTTCATAGGCACTCATTGGCTATTTGTTGGTAGTTTAATCAAGTGCTTTGTGGGCATACTTAGGCCACTAAGCTTATGTGGCATGGTTGAGTGCTTCGTGGGCACCCCTTGGCTATTTGTTGGTGGTCTAGTCGAGTGCTTCGTGGGCACACTTGGGCTATTAAGCTTATGTGGCATGGTCGAATGCTTCATAGGCATTCTTTTTGGCTTAATTGAATGCTTCACAtcatttttttaggttttgtgGAATGCTTTGCGAGCATTTTTTTAGGCATGACAGAATGTTTCATAGGCATTCTTTTCAACTTGGTCGAATGCTTCGTAAGCATTCTTTAGGACTTTGTTGAATGCTTCGTGGGAATTTTTTTCAGCTTAGTCGAATGTTTCGTGGGTATTTTTATAGACTTAACAGAATGCTTTGTGGGCATTCTTTTCTACATAGGCCATTTGGGACTcctaaaaaccttttttttacaAGTCTTGTTTTTGTCTTTTCCCTTTCTAAGAGCAATGAATAGTAACACTTAGTTGTGCGGCCTTGGCTTTGTTATCCCGCTTGAGTTTATTAGCAACCCCTCTTAGTTTGTCTAGCTACTTCCTACATTTGATTGGTTCAAATTTGAATGCCTAAGGTCTCTTTTCTATAGCTAGAGAAACGTATGCTTCATCGACTTGATTGTTTGCCCGTGTGGTCACCATAGTTAGCTTTTGTCGGCTTCCCACAAATGACACCAATTATTGGTGCAAGAACCTTTTGAGACCATAAGATCCTAAGGAATTATTGGTAAGTGTTGACCAACCTTTATGGAACCAATAGACTAAGCCAACATCTAGTATTaagtgtagtttttttttttcctttacccTCTTCTCGTTTGCCCATCATtagttttcataatttttcccTAGTGGATGTTGATTGGTAGATATGCAATTGGCTTTTCCATTAGGAAGGAACTTGTGTTAAGTAAAACTTAGGAAACTTTACAAGACTTGCTATTGGTCGAGGTGGTGCATGGTGTTTTTTTGGGAAGCATTCCATTAATAATGTCTTTTCAACTTGGGAATTGTACCTCATACCTTGTAATTTGTACAAGTCATTCCCAATAATCTTCAGGGTTTGTACTCATTACCAATTTCGAGGTGTTGGACTTTGGTCGAGGTTTTCCTAGGTTATTTGGTTGTTGGGGCGTCGAACAACCTCTTGCTAGGTGTCGACAATCCTTGTGGTTTGTCCCAAAACCCTATTATTTGATAATGTTAGCCTGGTTGCTCTATGCTTGAATGCTTTCGCCTTAGATGTTGCCCTAAATGATCTTTCCTAGGTGGTAGTACGCAcatacacaaaataaaaaaatggaggtcTACAAACAAACTAAAtgatatatcttaaaaaatgaaatcaaaggtCTACAAGCAAACAAGATGAAATATTTTTGCTAGTGgcaatttcttttaaatgataaatgattttttataattttattaaatttttttagtggtGGGTTatattttgaggttttttttcaaacatttagATTTTTCAATTAATCACATTGTAACTAATTTAagactaaataaataaatatttaaattatatatgttattttattgttgataaaattaaattttattaaaatatttgataatttatcaaataattctttttagtgctgagagtttttttttaaatgtttagattttcatgtttaataaattttaataatgacaTTATATTGATATCACcttattttatataactttttttttttaaaaaaatgtcttaagtcaaaaaattacaaacaaatttATTAGTAAAATTATCAAAAGATTTCTAAAAATGGTGGgttatattttgtttgattttaagattttttttttttaaagtttggaTTGAATCGTGTGGTAAATTAcatgttatttaattattgataaaatttaattttgtcaaATGCTTGatatttacaataatatttttggaaaacacaaatatttagattatatattatttaattatggagaaaatttaattttaatttaaattaaaagaaaatccatTCTGGAATTTCAACATCCACATTTAAATGTTTTAGGTAttttaaggaattttttatGGTTAGTGTTTGAAACATAattgagaatgaaaaataagttaaatataaaaatataaaataaatatgatgaatATATAGTTCATTCattaattgtatattatttatttatttttaaattttggttaAATACATTTAGTGTTGGTAGGtaggtttgaaattttattaaatatatatatttttattttaaataaaaaaggagagtgaaaattaggaaaaaagaaTGATAGGAGAAGTATTTAACGAAATTTCAAAGTAACCGTgagttaaatatatatttaatcaaaacaTCTTATCGATAATGATTACTCATGTGTGACAAAACATCACTCACGTGTATGGCCCCCCGTGCACCGCACGTGTCTCCTACTAGAACAAACTTAAAAACAGAAAGGGAGAAGGTGTGTGGTAGCTCTCGCGGTCATCTGCTGAGGGATTTCACGGTAAGTTCCTCCACTCTCTCTACGTTTCTAGGGTTTACTAGGGCTTTCATCTCTCTCTTGTTATAGTGTTCtgatctttttcaaaataaaatagaaatggaAGGAAGGCAGATCCGTGCGGTGTTGGTGTTGGTAGTGATTTCTTGCGTTGGCTTCCAGATCCGCGCTTCTGATCCGGTAAGATGTTCGAACCAAACCCGATTTTTTCATCTGTAGGCTTCTTTTTTTAAGCGATTGTTTTCTTCCGGTTTTGATTGTAGATCTTTATTGAGTCCTTCGATGAGTCTTTCGATGGGCGCTGGATTGTTTCTGAGAAAGACGACTATAAAGGTTCGTTTTCATTTATGAGATTCGTCCAAATATGCCAATTTCCCTCCCCCCCTTAAACCGTATCTACTTTCCTTGGGAACAAATATCCTCGTTGTGATTGCTTCATTTCAAGTTTCTCGCTTTTAACATACAAACAAACTGATGCACTTGGATTTTGTCTGTTCTGTATAAGGCTTGCTTGTTATGTTCCTTTATGTTTACTGGagttttgaattctaaattgtGTGGTCTCTACCAATTAGCTCAAGCTTTCAGTTAGATGTTGTGTGTCTGTTTGAAGTTTGAACCCTTTTGTAGCTGAATCTGGAGGCATTTTTACTATAGAATGTGGGTTTGTATGTTCTGGTTCTCAATAACTTTGCTTTTGATTTTTCCCTGCATTTTCATGTCCGGGTTTAGTTATTTAGTTATCCAGCTCGTGCGGTCTGCTTACACCATTTAACAAATGCAATAGAAGTGTCAGGACCTCCATCAAAGCTTCATAACTCACAACATGGAGCAACGTTTCTTTCCAGTTTGTTGCAGTATTTCCATAATTGAATCATGTCTGTGTGTATTAGTGTAGATCTCACAGCACCCTATGTAATGTTACCTTCCCAGTTTGCCTACACTTCCAATTAATGGTGAACACAAGCTTTAAGTATGTTAAATCTCAAGAAAGCGTTATCCCAAGTTTTTGACTACTTGGGGTCAGATGCATGAATCTGTT contains these protein-coding regions:
- the LOC100266163 gene encoding DNA replication licensing factor MCM2, with translation MAGEASNSDPHPRPSDSDAGNSGNPPSTPDSPTSAGFNTDQLPPSRTSENYSDEDEAAVDPHIIRDEPEDVEDEEEGEDLYNDNFMDDYRRMDEHDQYESLGLDESLEDERDLDQIMEDRRAAEMELDTRDTRITETKLPRLLLDQDTDDDNHRPSKRSRADFRPPAAARSYDDADAMLSSPGRSRGHSREDVPMTDQTDDEPYEDDDDDDGEFEMYRVQGTLREWVTRDEVRRFIAKKFKEFLLTYVNPKNEHGDFEYVRLINEMVSANKCSLEIDYKQFIYIHPNIAIWLADAPQSVLEVMEDVAKNVVFDLHPNYKNIHQKIYVRITNLPVYDQIRNIRQIHLNTMIRIGGVVTRRSGVFPQLQQVKYDCNKCGMILGPFFQNSYSEVKVGSCPECQSKGPFTVNIEQTIYRNYQKLTLQESPGIVPAGRLPRYKEVILLNDLIDCARPGEEIEVTGIYTNNFDLSLNTKNGFPVFATVVEANYVTKKQDLFSAYKLTQEDKEEIEKLAKDPRIGERIVKSIAPSIYGHEDIKTAMALAMFGGQEKNVEGKHRLRGDINVLLLGDPGTAKSQFLKYVEKTGQRAVYTTGKGASAVGLTASVHKDPVTREWTLEGGALVLADKGICLIDEFDKMNDQDRVSIHEAMEQQSISISKAGIVTSLQARCSVIAAANPIGGRYDSSKTFSQNVELTDPIVSRFDVLCVVKDVVDPVTDEMLAKFVVDSHFKSQPKGTNVEDKSLSNSQDDIQPSARPLDPEILSQDLLKKYLTYAKLNVFPRLHDADLNKLTHVYAELRRESSHGQGVPIAVRHIESMIRMSEAHARMHLRQHVTQEDVDMAIRVLLDSFISTQKFGVQKALQKSFKKYMTFKKDYNELLLYLLRGLVKDALHFEEIVSGSSSGLPHIDVKVEELQSKAQDYEIYDLKPFFSSTQFSRAHFELDAERGVIRHRLAR